A section of the Drosophila subobscura isolate 14011-0131.10 chromosome A, UCBerk_Dsub_1.0, whole genome shotgun sequence genome encodes:
- the LOC117896464 gene encoding uncharacterized protein LOC117896464, with translation MSRPKPRMTGNFPVEQAPPSRNFLSENKKSLRSLEQTTAEKLAAREPVRPRWMPPMRRAGTEIGEWKAGGRPQQNTRESSLVRNRLNSCSHQQLGVGAAESGQRVGRQEQRAPVYYDHSEEAAQSSDCNSCGTRRNSATNTATQTEDISDELYLTNALRKCSFDGASLSNRCDYSEDEEQQPQQSSCKHAGNFRDEVRLPRFLEKDEEQCEPGPECMLTEQARVGDLKSAQQRCDGLISELNRMPITSQSLWVRSRRAEIDKELAIVDEQIRVYSKPKLYNSTKYK, from the exons ATGTCGCGCCCTAAGCCCCGAATGACTGGCAATTTTCCAGTGGAGCAAGCTCCCCCGAGTCGCAACTTTCTcagcgaaaataaaaagagtcTTCGCTCGCTGGAGCAGACAACAGCGGAAAAGCTGGCTGCCAGAGAGCCAGTGCGTCCCAGGTGGATGCCACCCATGCGCCGTGCCGGCACCGAGATAGGCGAATGGAAAGCTGGCGGCAGGCCCCAACAAAATACCCGCGAGAGCAGTCTAGTCCGTAACCGCCTCAACTCGTGTTCGCATCAACAATTGGGTGTGGGCGCTGCAGAGTCGGGCCAACGTGTTGGCCGCCAGGAGCAACGCGCTCCGGTGTACTACGACCACTCGGAGGAGGCAGCACAGTCGTCGGACTGCAATTCGTGCGGCACACGGCGCAACAGTGCCACAAACACTGCCACGCAAACGGAAGACATCAGCGACGAGCTATACCTGACAAATGCACTAAGAAA GTGCAGCTTTGATGGGGCATCCCTGAGCAATCGCTGTGATTACAGCGAAGACGAggaacagcagccacagcaaagtTCCTGCAAACACGCTGGAAACT TTCGCGACGAGGTGCGTTTGCCTCGCTTTCTGGAAAAGGACGAGGAGCAGTGCGAACCGGGTCCGGAATGTATGCTCACGGAGCAGGCTCGTGTTGGCGATTTGAAGAGCGCACAGCAGCGCTGCGATGGTCTCATCAGTGAATTGAATCGCATGCCCATCACATCGCAGAGTCTGTGGGTGCGCAGCCGCAGAGCCGAAATAGACAAGGAGCTGGCCATCGTGGATGAGCAGATTCGAGTTTACTCCAAGCCAAAGCTATACAACTCAACCAAATACAAGTAA